The genomic stretch CCACCCCGGGATGCGAGCGGAGGTGCGCTTCGAGCGCCTCGCCGCGGAGGCCCAGCGCGTCGAGGATCGCCTTGACGTCGCTGAAATCCTCCTCCCACAGCGACACGCCGGTGCTCTCGAAGATGCGGCGATACCGTTCTTCGCTGCGCGACAGCACGTCGCCGTGATCGCGCAGCTCGCGCTCGAGCGCCTTGCGGTCGGTGATGTCGACGACGATGCCCAGCATGCGCTCGCCGTCGCGGGTGCTCTGCAGCTTGCCGGCATAACTGAGCCAGCGCAGCCGTCCATCCGCGGTCGCGATGCGGTAATCCGCAGCCGCCGGCTCCTCTCCCGCCAGCGCGCGCGCGAGATGCACGCTCATGCGCTGCCGGTCGTCGGGGTGCACGTACTTGCTCCACTCGGCTGCGGTCATCACCCCGGCCCGGGCCGGCAGTCCGAAGATGGCGAAGAACTCCGCCGAACAGTGCGCGGTCTGGCGGCGGAAATCCCACTCGAACGTGGCGACCCCGCCGGCGCGCTGCGCCAGGCTCAGCATCTCTTCGCGGTGCCGCAGGACCGCCGCCGCTTCCCGCTCGCGTTCTTCGATCCGCCGCCGTTCCGCGATCGCGGCCGCGAGCAGCAGCGCGGTCGCGGCAAGCACGCCCATGAAGAGCTGCAGGAGTACGAGGGCGCTGCCGGGAGGCGTCTGCCAGACCGCCACCGACACGGCGCCGAGGACGACCAGCGACGTGACCGCGGGGCCGCCGCTGACGGCGGCGGCGATCACGAGAGGAAAGACGATGTACTCGGCAGGGTGGGGGCGCAGCGGAACGATCCCGAATGCCACGTAGGCCACGATCACCGCGCCGCCGACGAAGATCGCCGCGAGCGCCAGCCGCCGCCCGGGCCACCGCTGACGGACGGTGGTGAGGATGGCGGGCGCGACGATCACCGAGCCGAGTGCGTCGCCGAACCACCAGTTCCACCACAGCGCCGCGAAGGCATTCCAGGGCTGCACGCCCGCCGCGCACAGGGTGGTCACCCCGACCGTGGCGCTGACCACCGGACTCGCCACCACCGCGACGACGAGAAAAGCGGTGACGTCGCCGACGCGCGCCAGCGTCGCGGCGAACTCCGGCCGCCGGCGCAGCAGCCAGGCGGCCGCCACCGCCTCGAGGGTGTTGCCGGTGGCGATGGCTGCCGCCGTCCACATCGGGGCGGTCGTCGCGGCATTGGCCGCAAATGCCCCGATCCAGATCGCCGGCCACAGGCGGATGCCGCCCAGCAGCAGCGCGGCGATCGCGATGCCGGTCGGCGCCCAGACGGTAGTGATCTGCTCGGCGACGAAGGCGACGCGGAATCCGAAGTGCGCCGCAGCGATGTAGACGGCGGCGATCGCCGCGCCGATCGCAGTCGTCCGCACCAGGCGGCGCGCGCTGGAAACCGGCCTCACGGAGCCGTCTGCGGCCACGATCATGGAGCGAAGCGGGTCACCCCGAGGTCAGTTGGCGATCGCCGCCGGGCCGCCGTCCGACCACACGTGCGTGTGGAGGCCCGGCACCTGACGGCACGCGGCATCCTTGTAGAAGTGTCCGATCGAGTAGCCGCACAACAGCGCGAAGGTGTGCGTGCGCGCCAGCTGGTTCCACATGGTTTCGAGCCGCACCGCGGCGGCCGTGTGCCCGGCTTTCCACAGCACGTCGACCATCTCGCCGTACGCGCGCACCACGCACCCGGGCCGGCCGCGGCTGGCGCGCTCGATCAGCGGGATGACCGCGTCCCTGAACCGCGACGCGTCGGGCATGTCGCCGACCATGAACTGCGACAGCAGCTGCGCGGCGTCGAGCATGATCAGATCGCCGCCGGACTCGAGTCCGGGGACGTCGAAGCAGTACGACGCCAGGACCGCTTCGAGCGTCATGCGATGCTCGGGCGTCGCGATCACGATGCCGGGAGCGCCGGCGGCGAACCCCTCGCCGAGGAACTGCGCCACGATGCGGGCGAGCGAGTCGCGGTCCTGGTAGAAGCGCACGGCATGAAAGTGCTGCTCCTCGGAGACGCTGGCATGGTGCAGGCTCTCGATCGCGGCGAGCTCGCGCGAGGTGAGCCGTCTCGCGCCGCTGGTGTGATACCCGCAGAAGATGCCGATGTCGAACGCGGCGGCGAGCTCGTGCCCGAGGCGCTCCAGCGCAAGCGCGCCCTCGATCTGCCCGCGCTGGACCAGCAGCGACACGACCTCGCCGTAGATACGCACCCTGGCGCCCGCTTTCAGGAACGGCTGCAGGGTGGCGCGGAACCCGTTCAGATCGAACTCGCCGCCCGCGGTGAGGGTGTCGGCCACCTGGTCGGCCTCGACGAGCACGAGGCTCCCGTTCGCCGCGGCGCGGCCGTACGCCACGCCCTGGTCGTGCAGCCGTCGTGTCACGGCGCTCCAGTGCGGCAGCGTCGCGATCACGACCACCTGCTCGGCGGCCGCGAGTCCCTCCGCGACGAACGACGCGACGCGGTCGACGATGAAGCCGTCGGAGTGGTGGAAGGCGGCGACGTGCTGCGCAGGCATCGTGCGCATTATCACTCCGCGGCCGCGCGGAGTGAACGCAGGTCCTACCTCAGCTGTTGGCTGCCGGCCGTCCGGCGGTCACGCCGGCAGGAAGTAGAAGCCGAGCGCCAGCACGACGTAGATCGCCAGCAGCTGGACCCCCTCCATCCAGTGCGTCTCGCCGTCGTGCGCGATGAAGGCGATGCTCAGCACCGCGACGGCGATCGCCACCAGCTCGAACATGCTGAAGAGCAGGTCCATCGGCCGCGGCGCGATGACGTAGCTGAGGAGCACCAGCGCCGGACCGACGAACAGCGCGATCTGCGTCGACGACCCGACCGCAATCGCCATCGCCGCATCCATCTGGTCGCGCGCCGCCAGCGTCACCGCCGAGTAGTGTTCCGCCGCGTTGCCGACGACGGCCACGACAACGACGCCGACGAACAGCTCCGTCCATCCGAGCACGCGCGCCGTCTCGGCGACCGCGCCGACCAGGATCTCGCTGACCACCGCCACCGCCACCGTCGCGCCGACCAGCAGCAGGATCCATCGCCGCGTCGGCGCCGCGTGACGCTGCCGCCGCGGCGCCGGCGGCAGGGCGGCGCCGTACAGCGTGCGATGCGTCTTGAGCGTGAAGACCAGGCTGACGCAGTACGTCGCGAGCAGGACGACGGCGATTTCGGTGTCGAGCTTCAGCTCCGTGGCGCCGCGTCCCCTCGCCAGATGGTGGAACACTGCCGGCACGATCAATCCCACCGCGCTCAGCAGCAGCATGGTCGTGCCGAGGCCGGCGGCGGTGCGATTGAACTTCTGCACCGGACGTCCGAGCCCGCCGGCGAGCGCCGCGGCGCCGAAGACGAGCAGGACGTTGCCGATGATCGATCCGGTCAGCGACGCCTTGACGAGATCCGGCAGCCCCTCGCGCAGCGCCAGCGCGCCGATGATCAGCTCGGTGGCGTTGCCGAACGTCGCGTTGAGGAGACCGCCGATGCCGCCGCCGAGCCGCTCGGCGAGCGCCTCCGTGGCCCGCCCGATGTAGCCGGCCAGCGGGAGCAGCGCCAATACGGCGGCGGCGAAGATCCAGACATGCCGATCCGGTGCGAGGTAGCGCAGCAGGAGCGCCGCCGGGACGAACGCCAGCAGCAGCTCGACGCGTAGCCAGCGGGCCGTGGACCGCACGCCTTCTCGGTTGGGAGGTGAGTCCCTGGAGCTAGAAGTTGAAGCCGGCCAGCAGCCGGATGTTCGAGACGCCCCACGCGGTGGCGCGCAGCTCGAAGAACAGACCGTCGCGGTTTCGCGCGCCGGCGATGAAGTTCATGCCGCCGTTGAAGTCGGTGTCGCTGAAGTCGAAGCGATTGGGCGTGTCGGCCGGATCGTCCGTCTCGACGTTGTCGGCGTCGCCGGTCTCGAACCCCTTGTGGCTCAAGCCGAATGTCGGGCCGGCCCCGATGTAGGGGGACCAGGCCGTTCCGCGCGTCGCGCCGGGCAGCGTGTACAGCACGTCGAGATTGATGGCGAGCAGCGTCGTCACTTCACCGGCGCCGACCTCGAGACCGGGACGGAAGCGGACCGCCGGGTGAAAGACCGGCTCGAACGTTCCGTGCGCGCCGAACATGATCAGCTCGGGGTCGAGGCCGACGCCGCCGACCACGCCGACGCCGAAGCGGCGCACGGCATCTTCGATCGCGTCCTCGGCCTGCCGCGCTTCGGGCGGCACGTTGGAGGTCTGCTGAGCGTTGACGGGCTGGCGCGGCTCCTGTCCGGCGTCAGCCCAGGCGGGAGCGGCGATTAGTGCGGCGAGTAACACGAGAGCAACGGGGTTCTTCATGCGCCGAGGGGGTGCAACGAACGAGCCGCGCCGGCGGACCTGTGCGATATGCTGGCTCGACCGTCGCATGCGACAGAAAATCCGACCCCCGACGGCGGCGCCGCACGCGGTGCCGGAGCACCTGATCACCGGCGTTCCGCCGGTCGGGGACGAGAAGCTGATCGGCGGCAACACCGGGCTGGCCACCGTCATGGCGCGCGCGCAGATCGTGGCGCGCAGCAGCGCGCCGGTCCTGCTCTTCGGCGAGACGGGGACCGGCAAGGAGATCATCGCCCGCGCGATCCACGAGCAGTCGCCGTTCCGCAACGGTCCGTTCCGCCGCGTCAACTGCGGCGCGATCGCGCCCGAACTGATCGACTCCGAGCTGTTCGGCCACGAGGCCGGGGCGTTCACCGGCGCGGTGGCGCGGCGCAAGGGCTGGTTCGAGCAGGCCGACGGCGGCACGCTGTTCCTCGACGAAGTCGGCGAGCTGGCGCCCGCCGCGCAGGTCCGCCTGCTGCGCGTCGTCCAGGACGGCGAGGTGGTGCGCGTCGGCGGGGATCGCGCGATCAGCGTGAAGGTGCGGATCGTCGCCGCGACGCACCGCGACCTGCCGGCGATGGTCGAAGCGCAGACGTTCCGCGAGGATCTGTATTACCGGCTGTCGGTGTTTCCGATCGTGATTCCGCCGCTGCGCGACCGCCCCGGCGACATCCGCGCCTTCGCCGAGTACTTCGCCGAGCGCGCCGCGAACCGCTTCGGGCTCCGCGCGGTGCCGGTCTCCGACGAGGACGTCGAGATGCTGGCCGCCTACCGGTGGCCGGGCAACGTGCGAGAGATGGCCGCGGTCATGGATCGGGCGGTCCTCATCGGGCAGGGGCGCGCGCTCGACGTCGCCGCGGCGCTCGGCGGCGGCGCCCGCGCCGCGGGCGCGCCGCCGGAACGGGCCGCCGGCGCGCCTCCCGCCCCGACGGATATCCAGCCTCTCGACGTCGTGATGCGCCGCCATATCGAACTGGCGCTGCGCCACACCCACGGCCGCGTCGAGGGGCGCTACGGCGCCGCCCACCTCCTGAAAATCAATCCGCACACGCTTCGCGCGCGAATGCGCAAGCTGCACGTCGACTGGCGGACGTTCCGCAACGACTGAGAGACGCCCCGCCGGGCTGAGAGGGCGTGCGCCGTGTAGTACACTTGGACGACAGTGCATCGGACCGCGGTCCGGACCCTGTGCAAGTGCAGCCTACGAACCGCGTCAGGGCCGGAAGGCAGCAGCGCTAAGTAGTCCCTGTGCTGTGCCGCAGGCCCTCCGGATCGCGGTCGGGTGCACTCGTCAGCCTGCCGCTCGCCGCTTTCCGCCCGCCGCTCGCCGCTTATCGGACCCTCACCCACTCGCGTCGTAGTACACTGATTGTTCCGAATCGTCCTGCCTCGACCATGTCTTACCAAGTTCTCGCCAGAAAGTGGCGACCCCAGCGGTTCGATGACGTCATCGGGCAGAAGGGGGTGACGCAGACGCTCCGCAACGCGATTGCCGCGAAGCGGATCGCGCAGTCGTTCGTCTTCTCGGGGCCGCGCGGCGTCGGCAAGACCACCACGGCGCGGATCATGGCGAGGGCGCTGAACTGCGCCCAGGGCCCGACCGCGGATCCCTGCGGCGCCTGCGACGCGTGCGTCGAGATCGCCGACGGCCGCGACATGGACGTGATCGAGATCGACGCCGCCACCAATACCCAGGTCGACAAGGTCCGCGCCGTCATCATCGACGGCCTCGGCATGGCGCCGGTGCGCAACCGCTACAAGATCTTCATCATCGACGAAGTCCACCGCCTGTCGGCGCAGTCCTTCGACGCGCTGCTGAAGTCGATCGAGGAACCGCCGCCGCACGTCGTCTTCATGATGGCGACGACCGAGATCG from Vicinamibacterales bacterium encodes the following:
- a CDS encoding MEDS domain-containing protein; amino-acid sequence: MPAQHVAAFHHSDGFIVDRVASFVAEGLAAAEQVVVIATLPHWSAVTRRLHDQGVAYGRAAANGSLVLVEADQVADTLTAGGEFDLNGFRATLQPFLKAGARVRIYGEVVSLLVQRGQIEGALALERLGHELAAAFDIGIFCGYHTSGARRLTSRELAAIESLHHASVSEEQHFHAVRFYQDRDSLARIVAQFLGEGFAAGAPGIVIATPEHRMTLEAVLASYCFDVPGLESGGDLIMLDAAQLLSQFMVGDMPDASRFRDAVIPLIERASRGRPGCVVRAYGEMVDVLWKAGHTAAAVRLETMWNQLARTHTFALLCGYSIGHFYKDAACRQVPGLHTHVWSDGGPAAIAN
- the cax gene encoding calcium/proton exchanger, encoding MRSTARWLRVELLLAFVPAALLLRYLAPDRHVWIFAAAVLALLPLAGYIGRATEALAERLGGGIGGLLNATFGNATELIIGALALREGLPDLVKASLTGSIIGNVLLVFGAAALAGGLGRPVQKFNRTAAGLGTTMLLLSAVGLIVPAVFHHLARGRGATELKLDTEIAVVLLATYCVSLVFTLKTHRTLYGAALPPAPRRQRHAAPTRRWILLLVGATVAVAVVSEILVGAVAETARVLGWTELFVGVVVVAVVGNAAEHYSAVTLAARDQMDAAMAIAVGSSTQIALFVGPALVLLSYVIAPRPMDLLFSMFELVAIAVAVLSIAFIAHDGETHWMEGVQLLAIYVVLALGFYFLPA
- a CDS encoding sigma-54 dependent transcriptional regulator, which codes for MRQKIRPPTAAPHAVPEHLITGVPPVGDEKLIGGNTGLATVMARAQIVARSSAPVLLFGETGTGKEIIARAIHEQSPFRNGPFRRVNCGAIAPELIDSELFGHEAGAFTGAVARRKGWFEQADGGTLFLDEVGELAPAAQVRLLRVVQDGEVVRVGGDRAISVKVRIVAATHRDLPAMVEAQTFREDLYYRLSVFPIVIPPLRDRPGDIRAFAEYFAERAANRFGLRAVPVSDEDVEMLAAYRWPGNVREMAAVMDRAVLIGQGRALDVAAALGGGARAAGAPPERAAGAPPAPTDIQPLDVVMRRHIELALRHTHGRVEGRYGAAHLLKINPHTLRARMRKLHVDWRTFRND